From the genome of Danio rerio strain Tuebingen ecotype United States chromosome 2, GRCz12tu, whole genome shotgun sequence, one region includes:
- the LOC103908645 gene encoding uncharacterized protein, with the protein MCTPAKLRLVFGENDVRKLVLPSGIPSTLQELKSIIQETFSIPECFTLMYEDMEFGGQFFNLDSVDDVQDKCTLKVVQTEPITLNMVAMNRSTLPTESDARSCSSQDTVGLTPVSDTYLSSDSTSSGSQDTVLLSSSETTTSCRSQGWPTKFIVPTFSFDTELLLSDGNKAYQKDGTLLNNHRVTSSVLETLAETIFCYTAYPTGVQIMNVVEMLIEKYPCLKEPGSFNGQYGWQQRIKYKMGNYRAKLRGSQLSCPELEVNQKRKTNENPTPKGFKRPRKAEVNYLAPFPFGETGESLEKERLDLLNEIRKKNNKNIIGEKMEKTFSYRRTEVVKDCPAVKDFMERWPALFCESEIKNEFRRITTISLERTFLEKLDFYTPKLLALFEMKGGVAGIRIRHLLDSLSQQEDRLEDRRDVVIRCLLSFLGESAEELIEDHQDVSRDMIKDTFASHVMKIIVLSRSVEEEDASRSDVIIVIEGTEVLLGCKNLTNACLSLMGCIYSLNLSYPPKLRNTFEVFQKIFLGLDALKFSPKVNSLHRKLLM; encoded by the exons ATGTGCACCCCAGCAAAGCTGCGATTAGTTTTTGGAGAGAATGATGTTCGCAAATTGGTTCTGCCCTCAGGCATCCCCAGTACTCTCCAGGAGCTCAAAAGTATAATCCAAGAAACATTCAGTATTCCAGAATGCTTTACTTTGATGTATGAAGACATGGAATTTGGGGGACAGTTTTTCAATTTGGACTCAGTAGATGATGTGCAGGATAAATGTACTCTAAAAGTAGTACAAACTGAACCCATCACCCTAAATATGGTTGCTATGAATAGATCAACTCTACCAACAGAGTCTGATGCCAGGTCATGCAGTTCTCAGGACACTGTTGGGCTGACTCCTGTAAGTGACACTTACCTTTCTTCTGACTCCACATCCAGCGGATCTCAGGACACTGTTCTTTTATCGTCCTCTGAGACTACCACATCATGCCGTTCTCAAGGATGGCCAACAAAGTTTATAGTACCTACTTTCTCCTTTGATACTGAGCTCTTGCTTTCAGATGGAAACAAAGCCTACCAAAAGGACGGCACTCTCTTGAACAATCATAGAGTGACAAGTAGTGTCCTTGAGACGCTAGCAGAGACAATATTTTGTTACACTGCATATCCAACAGGTGTCCAAATTATGAATGTAGTGGAGATGTTGATTGAAAAGTATCCATGCCTCAAAGAGCCAGGGTCCTTTAATGGACAATATGGGTGGCAACAAAGGATTAAATATAAAATGGGAAATTATCGAGCCAAATTAAGAGGTAGCCAGCTTTCTTGCCCAGAGCTTGAGGTGAACCAGAAAAGGAAGACAAATGAAAACCCTACTCCAAAAGGCTTCAAAAGACCTAGGAAGGCTGAAGTAAATTACTTGGCACCATTTCCATTTGGGGAAACAGGAGAAAGTTTGGAGAAGGAGAGACTAGATCTCCTTAATGAAATTAggaagaaaaacaacaaaaacatcattGGCGAGAAAATGGAGAAGACTTTCTCCTATCGAAGAACAGAAGTAGTTAAGGACTGCCCTGCTGTTAAAGATTTCATGGAGAGATGGCCAGCCCTTTTCTGTGAATCTGAG atCAAGAATGAATTTAGAAGAATCACCACAATTTCCTTGGAGCGTACATTCTTGGAAAAGCTGGACTTCTATACTCCAAAACTCCTGGCTTTGTTTGAGATGAAGGGTGGGGTTGCTGGCATAAGAATTAGACATTTGCTGGATTCACTCAGCCag CAAGAAGATAGGCTTGAAGATAGGCGAGACGTTGTGATTCGCTGCCTCCTGTCTTTCCTTGGAGAATCAGCTGAGGAGCTCATTGAAGACCACCAG GATGTCAGCAGAGACATGATTAAGGATACCTTCGCCAGTCATGTCATGAAAATCATCGTCCTGAGCAGATCTGTAGAAGAGGAAGATGCCAGTAGATCTGATGTCATCATTGTCATCGAGGGAACTGAGGTGCTGCTGGGATGTAAAAATCTCACAAATGCATGTCTTTCACTCATGGGCTGCATTTACTCCCTAAACCTAAGCTATCCCCCAAAGCTGAGAAACACATTTGAAGTGTTTCAGAAAATCTTTCTTGGCCTAGATGCTTTAAAATTCTCTCCAAAGGTTAACTCTTTGCATAGAAAGCTTCTAATGTAA